A region from the Desulfovibrio sp. UCD-KL4C genome encodes:
- the ftsY gene encoding signal recognition particle-docking protein FtsY, producing the protein MGFFSKVKKLWVSPEDRAAKALKEYLGDEEQPSQGIAPKAPEHQEAPVQSKTAEPAKIVEQEPIPTPQSKPEPKVEATSTPEPTSTLESVSTPVVETVVTPEPIPDPKPAVETSAKLKDGKARIIEPVMAGEAKTGTDKPQWQRDLTKALQQADPRLSVWLDLILDGIDTAGEDLWARLTFLLKALEAPAKEAEDFVARFKEWLDDMDYEHVEEFRSELQYRLALALELEDEEDERSRLFIKLSEGLSKTREQITKRLDSLLSSHTAFDDEFWEEFEEILIMADVGFEATSELVDRMKTRIRNSGETNPENFKDLLRAELDEIFKVPKRIKAYNPPEVVMMIGVNGVGKTTTIAKIAHREQMQGRKVLIVAGDTFRAAAIGQLEIWAKRVGAGFFAKAEGSDPAAVAYEAIDYAVKNGYDLMLLDTAGRLHTKTNLMEELHKIRRVLGKKHDEAPHRSVLVIDATTGQNAMSQTKLFNEAIGVDELILTKLDGTAKGGIMIAVTMQHKIPITFIGLGEKMEDLRPFNGADFAKALLM; encoded by the coding sequence ATGGGATTTTTTTCTAAAGTAAAAAAACTATGGGTCAGCCCGGAAGATAGAGCCGCAAAAGCTCTCAAAGAATATTTAGGAGATGAGGAACAACCGAGTCAGGGTATTGCTCCGAAAGCTCCAGAACACCAAGAAGCTCCTGTTCAAAGCAAAACCGCTGAACCAGCAAAAATAGTTGAACAAGAACCAATTCCTACGCCGCAATCTAAGCCTGAACCCAAGGTAGAAGCCACATCAACGCCTGAACCAACTTCTACTCTGGAATCTGTTTCCACTCCAGTAGTTGAGACCGTTGTGACTCCTGAACCTATCCCTGATCCCAAACCAGCAGTAGAAACTTCAGCTAAGTTAAAAGACGGTAAAGCAAGAATAATCGAACCGGTCATGGCTGGAGAAGCTAAGACAGGTACAGACAAACCGCAGTGGCAGCGTGACCTTACCAAAGCTCTGCAACAGGCAGATCCACGCCTTTCCGTATGGCTCGATCTCATTCTTGACGGCATTGATACTGCCGGAGAAGATCTCTGGGCACGCCTTACTTTCCTGCTGAAAGCTCTTGAAGCTCCAGCCAAAGAAGCTGAAGATTTCGTCGCCCGCTTCAAAGAATGGCTCGACGACATGGACTATGAACATGTCGAAGAATTCCGCTCTGAATTGCAGTATCGTCTGGCACTAGCTCTTGAACTTGAAGATGAAGAAGATGAACGAAGCCGTCTCTTCATTAAACTTTCCGAAGGACTTTCCAAGACAAGAGAACAAATAACCAAACGTCTTGATTCTCTTCTTTCTAGTCATACTGCATTTGATGACGAATTCTGGGAAGAATTTGAAGAAATTCTAATCATGGCAGACGTCGGCTTTGAAGCCACTTCCGAGCTTGTAGACCGCATGAAAACCAGAATACGTAACAGCGGCGAAACAAATCCTGAAAATTTCAAAGACCTTCTACGCGCAGAACTGGACGAAATTTTCAAAGTACCTAAGCGCATTAAGGCATACAATCCGCCAGAAGTTGTGATGATGATCGGTGTAAACGGTGTCGGTAAAACCACCACAATAGCAAAGATCGCTCACCGCGAACAGATGCAGGGCCGCAAGGTTCTAATCGTCGCCGGTGATACTTTCCGCGCCGCAGCAATCGGACAGCTTGAAATATGGGCTAAACGCGTGGGCGCAGGATTCTTCGCAAAAGCAGAAGGTTCCGACCCTGCCGCTGTAGCTTATGAAGCAATCGATTACGCAGTTAAAAACGGCTACGACCTGATGCTTCTTGATACAGCAGGAAGACTGCACACCAAGACCAACCTGATGGAAGAACTTCATAAAATCAGAAGAGTTTTAGGTAAGAAACATGATGAAGCTCCGCATCGCAGTGTCTTGGTTATTGATGCAACAACCGGACAAAACGCCATGTCTCAGACAAAGCTTTTCAACGAAGCAATCGGAGTGGATGAATTAATCCTCACCAAGCTTGATGGAACAGCAAAAGGCGGAATAATGATTGCCGTGACCATGCAACACAAGATCCCAATTACCTTCATCGGTTTAGGTGAAAAAATGGAAGATCTACGCCCCTTCAACGGTGCTGACTTTGCTAAGGCTTTATTGATGTAG
- a CDS encoding EamA family transporter: MNLRGCILILTAAVMWSLIGPVSKFPLEQGIPPLENAFWRALIAWILFAVHAYRMRALKLAIKDIPLVACFGIVGVTIFYGSYQLAVHGVGAALASVLLYTAPAWVAFMSWLLLGEKMGPVKLCALSMTILGVVCVSLGPQIFGTGKELTFTWFGLLCGLTSGFTYALYYIFGKTLFSRYSTPTIFLYALPIGAAGLLPFFEFHHKTPTSWICIITLAIVCTYGAYTIYYAGLKWLEATNASVIATIEPVSAALLAWWWWHESFDWTGYLGSLLIISAVLLIVMENKITSRVLRPQTETI, from the coding sequence GTGAACTTACGAGGATGCATACTAATACTTACAGCTGCAGTCATGTGGAGCCTCATCGGGCCAGTTTCTAAATTCCCTCTTGAGCAAGGAATCCCCCCACTGGAAAACGCATTCTGGAGAGCTCTAATCGCATGGATACTTTTCGCTGTCCATGCATACCGTATGCGCGCCCTCAAACTAGCTATTAAAGACATCCCCCTTGTAGCCTGCTTCGGGATAGTCGGTGTCACTATTTTTTATGGATCTTATCAGCTTGCAGTACATGGAGTAGGCGCCGCCCTTGCTTCAGTTCTTCTTTACACGGCTCCGGCATGGGTTGCATTCATGTCATGGCTTTTACTTGGCGAAAAAATGGGGCCTGTAAAACTATGCGCCCTTTCCATGACAATTCTCGGTGTTGTCTGCGTATCACTCGGGCCTCAGATTTTCGGAACAGGAAAAGAATTAACCTTCACATGGTTCGGACTTTTATGCGGCCTGACATCCGGATTTACATATGCCCTTTATTATATTTTCGGAAAAACACTTTTTTCACGCTATTCAACGCCTACAATTTTTCTATACGCCCTTCCGATTGGCGCGGCAGGGTTGCTCCCCTTTTTCGAATTTCACCACAAAACCCCGACTTCATGGATATGTATTATCACACTTGCAATAGTTTGTACCTACGGCGCATATACGATTTATTACGCAGGTTTAAAATGGCTTGAAGCCACAAACGCATCTGTCATTGCGACAATTGAACCAGTCTCAGCAGCCCTACTTGCATGGTGGTGGTGGCATGAAAGTTTTGACTGGACAGGGTACCTCGGAAGCCTACTCATTATTTCTGCGGTGCTCCTTATTGTTATGGAAAATAAAATCACATCCCGCGTACTCAGACCGCAAACTGAGACAATATAA
- a CDS encoding RluA family pseudouridine synthase → MDNKNLKERSKVVATENDEGLRLDKFLIVLLPETGLRQRRRIVENGLVTVNGRSAKPGLKMFVGAEVVLYEKTDADSTEDLLPHLTIIKETDDYAAVLKPAGMHSASIAGSMESSAQDCLEELFMEKTPILINRLDYSTSGILLIAFGHEQARLFKKYEEEGKVEKEYYARVLGNPDSELVVKKELDTDSRTVTKVLDDGSDRLRWSYVDRMADLGNGVSLVKVRIAKGARHQIRAHLASAGFPIVGDDVYGQGSADDKMYLHNHLISFEGFRAECEPDWD, encoded by the coding sequence ATGGATAATAAGAATTTAAAAGAGCGTTCAAAAGTCGTTGCAACGGAAAATGATGAAGGGTTGCGACTCGACAAATTTTTGATAGTTTTACTTCCGGAAACAGGTCTTCGTCAGCGCAGAAGAATTGTAGAAAACGGTCTGGTTACTGTAAACGGGCGTAGTGCAAAGCCGGGACTTAAAATGTTTGTAGGGGCCGAAGTTGTTTTATATGAAAAAACTGACGCAGACAGTACAGAAGATCTTTTGCCCCATCTTACAATAATCAAAGAAACTGACGATTACGCTGCTGTTTTAAAACCTGCTGGAATGCATTCCGCTTCAATTGCCGGAAGTATGGAAAGTTCAGCGCAGGATTGTCTTGAAGAACTTTTTATGGAGAAAACTCCGATCTTGATTAACAGATTGGATTATTCAACTTCCGGAATACTGCTGATAGCATTCGGGCATGAACAGGCTCGGTTGTTTAAAAAGTATGAAGAAGAAGGAAAAGTCGAAAAAGAATATTACGCCAGAGTTCTGGGTAATCCTGATTCTGAGCTTGTTGTTAAAAAAGAACTTGATACCGACTCCCGCACTGTAACCAAAGTGCTGGACGACGGTTCTGACAGACTCCGCTGGAGCTACGTTGACCGTATGGCCGACTTAGGAAACGGTGTATCCTTGGTTAAAGTCAGAATAGCAAAGGGTGCGCGCCATCAGATTAGAGCGCATCTTGCTTCCGCAGGATTCCCTATTGTGGGTGATGATGTTTATGGACAGGGTTCTGCTGACGATAAGATGTATCTGCATAATCATCTCATTTCATTTGAAGGGTTCAGAGCTGAGTGTGAGCCTGATTGGGATTAA
- a CDS encoding GyrI-like domain-containing protein — MDVKIWALEPMKLAYVEHVGPYQEVEVAWMKLASWAGEKGLFSERTKSYGVYYDNPLEVSAEKLRSEACITLDKEVETAGDVKIRDVESGRYAVTAHLGSYDKLADSWMELCTKWLPESGEECTGGPCFEQYLNDPHATTPEHLVTILLLPIK, encoded by the coding sequence ATGGACGTAAAAATCTGGGCACTTGAACCTATGAAACTGGCATATGTTGAACATGTAGGACCTTATCAGGAAGTAGAAGTTGCATGGATGAAGCTTGCCTCATGGGCAGGTGAAAAGGGATTGTTTTCAGAAAGAACAAAATCTTATGGAGTGTACTACGACAACCCATTAGAAGTTTCAGCAGAGAAACTGCGTTCAGAAGCATGCATCACCTTAGACAAAGAAGTTGAAACAGCAGGTGATGTTAAAATCAGAGACGTAGAAAGCGGAAGATATGCTGTTACTGCGCATCTTGGATCTTATGATAAACTTGCTGATAGCTGGATGGAACTATGCACCAAATGGCTGCCCGAAAGCGGTGAAGAATGCACAGGCGGACCTTGCTTTGAGCAGTATCTTAATGATCCTCATGCAACCACCCCGGAACATCTGGTCACTATACTACTTTTGCCTATAAAGTAA
- the asnS gene encoding asparagine--tRNA ligase has protein sequence MKRTCIKAALNAVNPVSDILIKGWVRTKRDSKGFSFLEVNDGSCIMNIQVIIDHTPEIEAVLERIYTGASVSVLGELIESPGKGQKWEVRGKSVELIGAADPETFPLQKKRHSDEFLRTIAHLRPRTNKFGAMFRIRAELSFAVHQFFRDKGFFYVHTPIITGSDCEGAGEMFRVTSLDHDSLAKLGKAEQGANDFFGKESHLTVSGQLSAEMYALSLGSVYTFGPTFRAEKSNTPRHAAEFWMIEPEVAFADLEDNMDLSEEMVKYLINHVLDKCADDIELFAKFVDKTLMDTLKNITDNTFERVTYTDAIELLKNCKKAKKFEYKPEYGLDLQTEHERYLTEEHFKKPVIVYDYPVEIKPFYMRLNDGGKTVAAMDLLVPRIGELIGGSQREERLDVLERRITETGMETEDYWWYLDSRRFGTAPHAGFGMGFERMLMMITGVTNIRDVIPFPRTPKSLEF, from the coding sequence ATGAAAAGAACATGCATAAAGGCAGCTTTGAATGCGGTAAACCCCGTATCCGATATACTTATTAAAGGATGGGTCCGTACTAAGCGTGATAGTAAAGGGTTTTCATTTCTGGAAGTAAACGATGGTTCCTGCATCATGAATATTCAGGTTATCATTGATCATACTCCTGAAATTGAAGCAGTACTAGAACGTATATATACTGGCGCATCTGTGAGCGTGCTTGGTGAACTTATTGAGTCTCCGGGTAAAGGGCAGAAGTGGGAAGTCCGCGGTAAATCCGTTGAACTTATTGGTGCTGCGGACCCTGAAACTTTTCCGCTTCAGAAGAAACGCCATTCTGACGAATTTTTAAGAACAATAGCCCATCTTCGTCCCCGTACAAATAAATTCGGAGCTATGTTCCGTATCCGCGCTGAACTTTCCTTTGCTGTGCACCAGTTTTTCCGTGATAAAGGCTTTTTCTATGTTCATACTCCTATCATCACTGGATCAGACTGTGAAGGTGCAGGAGAAATGTTCAGAGTAACTTCTCTTGATCATGACTCACTGGCTAAACTCGGCAAAGCAGAGCAGGGCGCTAATGATTTCTTCGGTAAAGAATCTCACCTGACAGTTTCAGGACAGCTTTCTGCGGAAATGTATGCTCTTTCACTCGGCAGTGTTTATACTTTCGGCCCAACTTTCCGTGCTGAAAAATCAAACACCCCACGTCACGCCGCTGAATTCTGGATGATTGAACCTGAGGTTGCATTTGCAGATCTTGAAGATAATATGGATCTCAGTGAAGAAATGGTGAAATATCTAATTAATCATGTCCTTGATAAATGCGCTGATGATATTGAGTTATTTGCTAAGTTTGTTGATAAAACTTTGATGGATACACTTAAAAATATTACAGATAATACTTTTGAGCGTGTAACTTACACTGATGCCATAGAGCTTTTAAAGAATTGCAAAAAAGCTAAAAAATTCGAGTATAAACCTGAATACGGCCTTGATCTCCAAACTGAACATGAAAGATATCTTACTGAAGAGCATTTCAAGAAACCTGTAATTGTTTATGATTACCCTGTTGAAATTAAACCTTTTTATATGCGCCTTAATGATGGTGGTAAAACCGTTGCCGCTATGGATTTACTTGTTCCTAGAATCGGTGAACTTATCGGTGGTTCTCAGCGTGAAGAAAGACTTGATGTGCTTGAGCGCAGAATAACTGAAACGGGAATGGAAACAGAAGATTACTGGTGGTATCTGGACAGCCGTCGTTTTGGAACTGCTCCGCATGCCGGATTCGGAATGGGGTTTGAGCGTATGCTTATGATGATCACCGGAGTTACCAATATCCGTGACGTAATACCTTTCCCGAGAACTCCTAAGAGTCTTGAATTCTAA
- a CDS encoding lipid-binding SYLF domain-containing protein encodes MSNSTTSSQIIVDSAACAVRQMKLELDGPTIDYLFEISRAVFIFPDVYKLAFMIGAEGGAGVLCAKDRTGFWNGPAFYTMAGVDIGLQGGVAGKTVMIFLMDDDALESAIAGKLDLSLGADLAIGDLSGQSHRGSFDVQGNIFPLVYQAGAFAGVSYRTGALMVGNERNKGYYGKALSVKELLMTHEHDKPEADILLNALVGL; translated from the coding sequence GTGAGTAATTCCACTACGAGCTCACAGATAATTGTAGATTCTGCCGCATGCGCAGTCAGACAGATGAAACTTGAACTGGATGGTCCGACGATTGATTACTTGTTTGAGATTTCAAGAGCTGTGTTTATTTTTCCTGATGTGTATAAGCTGGCATTTATGATCGGAGCAGAAGGTGGAGCAGGGGTGCTATGTGCAAAAGATCGCACCGGTTTTTGGAATGGTCCGGCTTTTTATACTATGGCAGGTGTAGATATCGGGCTTCAAGGAGGAGTGGCAGGGAAGACCGTGATGATCTTTCTTATGGATGACGACGCCTTGGAATCAGCTATAGCTGGAAAGCTAGATTTATCTCTTGGGGCTGATCTAGCCATAGGTGATCTAAGCGGGCAAAGTCATCGTGGTAGTTTTGATGTGCAAGGAAATATCTTTCCACTAGTCTACCAAGCAGGAGCATTTGCAGGAGTTTCATACCGAACAGGGGCTCTCATGGTCGGTAACGAAAGAAACAAGGGGTACTATGGCAAAGCTCTCAGCGTGAAAGAACTGCTTATGACTCATGAGCATGACAAGCCGGAAGCTGATATTCTTCTTAATGCACTTGTCGGGTTATAG
- a CDS encoding AraC family transcriptional regulator, whose protein sequence is MLTIPRHIKSSTDIPSIFLDGLTLVQYRSRSSDFKHEVCVSQHSLVFILEGSKLIHSASGDIKLGKGEAFFIRKGCHIMSEMVPEEGGLFNTILFFFNDSMFNEFVDSLNLENFPVQSEKPPIFKVAVNEPIEIYLSSIAPLFGTPLARDEQFLRLKVRELLHYICASKGNKDFINFLHSCRNEMKSDLASIMERYFNKNISLEDMAELSGRSLSTFKREFQKIFGTTPARWIRDRRLAWSAQLIRNSAKSISEISYESGYESLSHFSSIFRKNYGITPREYRSGLKSSKSEL, encoded by the coding sequence ATGCTTACTATTCCACGTCATATCAAGTCTTCAACTGACATCCCGAGTATTTTTCTGGATGGGCTTACTCTTGTCCAATATCGAAGCCGAAGTTCTGATTTTAAACATGAGGTTTGTGTTTCCCAGCATTCGCTGGTCTTTATTCTTGAGGGAAGCAAGCTAATCCATTCTGCTTCCGGCGATATTAAGCTTGGAAAAGGAGAAGCGTTTTTTATCCGCAAAGGATGCCATATAATGTCTGAAATGGTTCCTGAAGAAGGCGGATTGTTTAATACTATTCTTTTCTTTTTTAATGATTCAATGTTTAATGAATTTGTTGATTCATTAAATCTTGAAAATTTTCCTGTTCAATCGGAAAAACCTCCTATCTTTAAAGTAGCGGTAAATGAACCGATAGAAATCTATTTGTCTTCTATTGCTCCTCTTTTCGGGACACCTCTTGCGCGTGATGAACAGTTTCTTCGTCTTAAAGTGCGTGAGCTTCTTCATTATATATGTGCGTCTAAAGGAAACAAAGATTTTATTAATTTTTTGCATTCCTGCCGCAATGAAATGAAGAGCGATCTAGCTTCGATCATGGAACGGTATTTTAATAAAAATATCAGCTTAGAAGATATGGCGGAGCTTTCCGGGCGGAGTCTATCAACGTTTAAGCGCGAATTTCAAAAAATATTTGGAACCACTCCGGCACGGTGGATTCGTGATCGCAGGCTTGCTTGGTCCGCACAACTGATTCGTAATTCTGCTAAAAGTATCTCTGAAATATCTTATGAATCCGGATATGAAAGTCTTTCTCACTTCAGCAGTATCTTTCGCAAAAATTACGGCATAACCCCACGCGAATACCGATCTGGCCTTAAATCATCAAAATCTGAACTTTAA
- a CDS encoding FUSC family protein: protein MFTPQSQSPHLKHGIKTGIAAVMAYSIANLFHLSYGYWAALSAVIVMQINVADSIRMCWYRFSGTAIGAAIGILCIVIFPETPAMTLLSLFISSAFCAYMTRYNVRYRMAAITTTIVTLASLGEAHRIEYGLFRVLEITVGVASAFLVSVLIWPLRAAEALKESLCSQFSECADHYEILMESFLNMQTSVDSEMLDSFNSKILLNRETYLKVLRHERLLYIEDTDLLGLKVSTLEKGASHMRAMLHALNNVQGEGYEIIMKDELRALSKVTAESMRAISAGKTPDEEALQIAFDAAQERLQSLRNEGVTRRFYLQKMVQFFAFYHSAQFICKDLLQYTRQRKKVMVALSES from the coding sequence ATGTTCACTCCTCAATCACAGTCTCCCCATCTTAAACATGGTATAAAAACCGGTATTGCCGCTGTCATGGCGTATTCCATAGCAAACCTCTTCCATCTTAGTTATGGTTACTGGGCTGCTTTGTCTGCCGTAATTGTAATGCAGATCAATGTAGCTGATTCTATTAGAATGTGTTGGTACAGATTCTCAGGAACAGCTATCGGCGCAGCAATCGGTATTCTCTGCATAGTAATATTCCCTGAAACTCCGGCAATGACGCTATTATCTCTTTTTATTTCGTCAGCTTTCTGTGCATACATGACAAGATATAATGTCCGCTACCGCATGGCCGCTATCACCACGACTATTGTTACACTTGCAAGTTTAGGAGAAGCTCATCGTATCGAGTACGGATTGTTCAGAGTTTTGGAAATTACCGTCGGAGTTGCGAGTGCATTCTTAGTCAGCGTTCTAATTTGGCCCTTAAGAGCAGCTGAAGCTTTAAAAGAAAGTCTTTGCAGTCAATTTTCCGAATGCGCAGACCACTATGAAATACTGATGGAAAGCTTCCTAAACATGCAAACCAGCGTCGATTCTGAAATGCTCGACTCTTTTAACAGTAAAATCCTTCTTAACCGCGAAACCTATTTGAAGGTTCTACGACATGAAAGGCTCTTATATATAGAAGATACAGATTTGCTTGGTTTAAAAGTATCCACCCTTGAAAAGGGTGCATCTCACATGCGGGCAATGCTTCACGCACTTAATAATGTTCAGGGTGAAGGATACGAAATCATAATGAAAGATGAGCTTAGAGCCCTATCCAAAGTTACAGCCGAATCAATGCGTGCTATCAGTGCAGGAAAAACTCCTGACGAAGAGGCTTTGCAAATAGCATTCGATGCAGCGCAAGAGAGACTGCAGAGTCTGCGTAATGAAGGAGTTACAAGACGCTTTTATCTACAGAAGATGGTACAATTCTTTGCCTTTTACCACAGCGCACAGTTCATATGTAAAGATCTACTTCAATATACACGGCAACGTAAAAAAGTAATGGTAGCTCTAAGCGAGAGCTAA
- a CDS encoding GyrI-like domain-containing protein, whose product MSNILKPYNERMMEVLLFIQRNLDRELPPEELAELACFSVVHFHRIFKGMIGESLKEHIRRLRLEKAAYKLCYENDTIINISLDAQYESPETFSRAFKKMFKLPPSDYRLKSREVAVPPVNSGIHYSPDISTGKLRINDSPLTIKVEICEREETSVAFVRHIGSYFEVDKAWDKLCGWAGPKGLLNHQTEFMGLCYDSPSVTPADKIRYDACMSIPENILPEGEIGIQTIPAGKYAVGTHYGSYEGLEDAYKELYGKWLPTSKYLLKNSIPSFEKYINHPPETSPENLITEIYLGIF is encoded by the coding sequence ATGTCCAACATCTTGAAGCCATACAATGAAAGAATGATGGAAGTTCTATTGTTTATTCAGAGAAATCTGGACCGAGAACTCCCACCGGAAGAATTAGCTGAGCTTGCATGCTTTTCGGTTGTACACTTTCACCGTATATTTAAAGGTATGATCGGTGAAAGTTTAAAAGAACATATCCGCCGCTTAAGACTTGAGAAAGCCGCATATAAACTTTGCTATGAGAATGACACAATCATTAATATCAGTCTTGACGCTCAGTATGAATCTCCAGAAACGTTCAGTCGGGCATTTAAAAAGATGTTTAAACTACCGCCCAGCGATTACAGACTAAAATCACGAGAAGTGGCCGTGCCTCCTGTTAACAGTGGGATTCACTATTCTCCCGACATTTCAACAGGGAAACTTAGAATAAACGATTCTCCGCTAACCATAAAAGTTGAAATATGCGAACGAGAAGAGACGTCAGTGGCCTTTGTCCGCCATATCGGATCATATTTTGAAGTGGATAAGGCTTGGGATAAGCTGTGCGGATGGGCAGGACCAAAAGGACTGTTAAATCATCAGACAGAATTTATGGGACTGTGCTATGATTCTCCTTCAGTAACTCCTGCAGATAAAATCAGATATGATGCCTGCATGAGCATTCCTGAAAACATTCTGCCGGAAGGCGAAATCGGAATTCAAACCATACCGGCAGGAAAGTACGCAGTAGGAACTCACTACGGTTCGTACGAAGGACTTGAAGACGCATACAAAGAACTCTACGGCAAATGGCTGCCTACAAGCAAGTATCTGCTTAAAAACAGTATTCCATCCTTTGAGAAATATATTAATCATCCTCCAGAAACTTCTCCTGAAAATCTGATAACTGAAATTTATTTAGGCATATTTTAA